Proteins co-encoded in one Microbacterium hydrocarbonoxydans genomic window:
- the purH gene encoding bifunctional phosphoribosylaminoimidazolecarboxamide formyltransferase/IMP cyclohydrolase, with the protein MAGPRHDHSLYRDRDTVPVRRALVSVSDKTDLLVLAKALSDAGVQIVSTGSTASTIREAGFEVTDVAAVTGVAEMLDGRVKTLHPKIHGGLLADLRLEDHERQLADLDIAPFELVVVNLYPFVETVASGAEGDDVVEQIDIGGPAMVRAAAKNHANVAIVVSPQSYPGIISAIESGGTTLTQRRELAARAFAHTAAYDTAVAAWFAEGTLGDGDDLPTHLTIQAERLATLRYGENSHQRGAIYTRVGGHGIAQATQLQGKEMSYNNYVDADAALRAAYDMVKPAVAIIKHANPCGIATTAPNALDPIASAHIRAHECDPVSAYGGVIAANGTVTLKMAENLKDIFTEVIVAPSFEPAALEVFKAKKNLRLLQLPQDWQQERMDVRLVSGGLLLQDADRFPDDIVSVAKNWELVSGERPSDEEMENLIFAWKACRAVKSNAIVLAKDNATVGVGMGQVNRVDSCRLAVERAGDRAAGSVAASDAFFPFADGAQVLIDAGVTAIVQPGGSVRDEEVVDAARKAGVTMFFTGERHFFH; encoded by the coding sequence ATGGCCGGCCCCCGCCACGACCACTCGCTGTACCGCGATCGCGACACCGTCCCGGTGCGCCGCGCGCTCGTCTCGGTCAGCGACAAGACCGATCTGCTCGTGCTCGCGAAGGCGCTCTCCGACGCCGGCGTGCAGATCGTCTCGACCGGCTCGACCGCGTCGACCATCCGCGAGGCCGGATTCGAGGTGACCGACGTCGCCGCCGTCACCGGTGTCGCCGAGATGCTCGACGGCCGCGTGAAGACGCTGCACCCGAAGATCCACGGGGGGCTGCTCGCGGACCTGCGTCTCGAGGACCATGAGCGCCAGCTCGCCGACCTCGACATCGCTCCGTTCGAGCTCGTCGTGGTGAACCTCTATCCGTTCGTCGAGACGGTCGCCTCGGGCGCCGAGGGTGACGATGTCGTCGAGCAGATCGACATCGGCGGGCCTGCGATGGTGCGTGCCGCGGCGAAGAACCACGCCAACGTCGCGATCGTCGTCTCGCCGCAGTCGTACCCCGGCATCATCAGCGCGATCGAGAGCGGCGGCACCACGCTCACCCAGCGTCGTGAGCTCGCAGCGCGCGCGTTCGCGCACACGGCCGCCTACGACACCGCGGTCGCCGCCTGGTTCGCCGAGGGCACGCTGGGCGACGGTGACGACCTTCCCACCCACCTGACGATCCAGGCCGAGCGTCTCGCGACGCTGCGCTACGGCGAGAACTCGCACCAGCGCGGTGCGATCTACACGCGTGTCGGCGGTCACGGCATCGCTCAGGCGACGCAGCTGCAGGGCAAGGAGATGTCGTACAACAACTACGTCGACGCCGACGCCGCGCTGCGCGCCGCCTACGACATGGTCAAGCCCGCCGTCGCGATCATCAAGCACGCGAACCCGTGCGGAATCGCGACCACGGCTCCCAACGCGCTCGACCCCATCGCGAGCGCGCACATCCGCGCCCACGAGTGCGATCCCGTGTCGGCATACGGGGGAGTGATCGCCGCGAACGGCACAGTCACCCTCAAGATGGCCGAGAACCTCAAGGACATCTTCACCGAGGTCATCGTCGCACCGTCGTTCGAGCCCGCAGCGCTCGAGGTCTTCAAGGCGAAGAAGAACCTGCGCCTGCTGCAGCTGCCGCAGGACTGGCAGCAGGAGCGCATGGACGTGCGCCTGGTCTCGGGCGGTCTGCTGCTGCAGGACGCAGACCGCTTCCCCGACGACATCGTCTCGGTCGCGAAGAACTGGGAGCTCGTCTCGGGCGAGCGTCCGAGCGACGAGGAGATGGAGAACCTCATCTTCGCCTGGAAGGCGTGCCGTGCCGTCAAGTCGAACGCGATCGTGCTCGCGAAGGACAATGCCACGGTGGGCGTCGGCATGGGCCAGGTCAACCGCGTCGATTCGTGCCGCCTCGCGGTCGAGCGTGCCGGCGACCGTGCCGCGGGCTCGGTCGCAGCCTCCGACGCGTTCTTCCCCTTCGCCGACGGTGCTCAGGTGCTCATCGACGCCGGCGTGACGGCGATCGTTCAGCCCGGTGGCTCGGTGCGCGATGAAGAGGTCGTGGACGCCGCGCGCAAGGCCGGCGTCACCATGTTCTTCACCGGAGAGCGTCACTTCTTCCACTGA
- a CDS encoding AlkA N-terminal domain-containing protein, translated as MSFPVTDFDERYRAINARDTRFDGQFVTAVRSTGIYCRPSCPARTPKPQNVSFYPTSAAAHEAGYRACKRCLPEAAPGSPAWDLRSDVAARAMRLIAAGVVEREGVSGLAARLGYSTRHLTRLLAAELGAGPLALARAHRAHTARMLLVGTDMPISDVAFSAGFASIRQCNDTIREVFELTPGEIRARRRTPSSVVPGSIDLVLPYRAPLDVSGVFRWMAARAVSGVEEASATSFSRHLRMLGGPAWFEVSQDSASRLHLRARVAQLGDLAPLVATVRRIFDLDADPLAIDEALSAHPEIAPLVSRTPGIRVPGSADPHEMLIRAMIGQQITVVAARTALSALTEALGERTEHGLLFPTMSAIAEHGATVLRGPGARIRAIVGAAAALADGSLPLTVGDDGAEQRAALLAMPGIGPWTADYVRMRVLGDPDILLPGDVALRAGAAATGLPGDAAPLVAWAERAAPWRSYLSAHLWNAAPVRPTRAKKTVTMTVTTTTPEKNS; from the coding sequence ATGAGCTTCCCCGTGACCGACTTCGACGAGCGGTATCGCGCGATCAATGCGCGAGACACCCGCTTCGACGGGCAGTTCGTGACCGCCGTGCGCTCGACCGGCATCTACTGTCGTCCGAGCTGCCCTGCCCGCACACCCAAGCCGCAGAACGTCAGCTTCTATCCCACCAGCGCCGCAGCCCATGAGGCCGGCTATCGAGCGTGCAAGCGCTGCCTGCCGGAGGCCGCTCCAGGCTCGCCCGCGTGGGATCTGCGCAGCGACGTCGCGGCCAGGGCGATGCGTCTGATCGCTGCGGGAGTGGTCGAGCGCGAAGGAGTGTCGGGCCTCGCAGCGCGACTCGGCTACTCCACACGCCACCTGACGAGACTGCTCGCAGCCGAGCTCGGGGCCGGACCCCTCGCTCTCGCCAGAGCGCATCGCGCCCACACTGCGCGGATGCTGCTCGTCGGCACCGACATGCCGATCTCCGACGTCGCGTTCTCGGCCGGCTTCGCGAGCATCCGACAGTGCAATGACACGATTCGGGAGGTCTTCGAACTGACTCCGGGCGAGATCAGGGCCCGTCGGCGCACCCCGTCGTCGGTCGTCCCCGGGTCGATCGATCTCGTGCTGCCGTACCGAGCACCTCTCGACGTGTCGGGCGTCTTCCGGTGGATGGCCGCGCGCGCGGTCTCCGGTGTCGAAGAAGCCTCGGCCACCTCTTTCTCGCGGCACCTGCGCATGCTCGGCGGGCCCGCCTGGTTCGAGGTGAGTCAGGACTCCGCGTCCCGACTACACCTGCGCGCACGGGTCGCGCAGCTCGGCGATCTCGCCCCGCTGGTCGCCACGGTCCGGCGGATCTTCGATCTCGACGCCGATCCGCTCGCGATCGACGAGGCCTTGAGCGCTCATCCCGAGATCGCTCCGCTCGTCTCCCGCACTCCCGGCATCCGCGTGCCGGGGTCGGCCGACCCGCACGAGATGCTGATCCGCGCGATGATCGGACAGCAGATCACCGTCGTCGCAGCTCGCACAGCACTCAGCGCACTGACCGAGGCACTGGGGGAGCGCACCGAGCACGGACTGCTGTTCCCGACGATGTCGGCCATCGCCGAGCACGGTGCGACGGTGCTGCGGGGTCCCGGAGCTCGCATCCGCGCGATCGTCGGTGCAGCCGCGGCTCTCGCCGACGGGTCGCTCCCGCTCACCGTCGGCGACGACGGAGCGGAGCAGCGTGCGGCTCTGCTCGCGATGCCCGGCATCGGACCCTGGACGGCCGACTATGTGCGGATGCGCGTGCTCGGCGATCCGGACATCCTGCTGCCGGGCGATGTCGCTCTGCGCGCGGGTGCCGCAGCCACCGGACTCCCCGGGGACGCCGCACCGCTGGTCGCGTGGGCCGAGCGCGCTGCTCCCTGGCGCAGTTATCTCAGCGCTCACCTCTGGAACGCCGCACCGGTGCGGCCGACCAGAGCGAAGAAGACAGTGACCATGACCGTGACGACGACGACCCCGGAGAAGAACTCGTGA
- a CDS encoding MGMT family protein codes for MTALIQTLATPDGPFTILTDDRQRVLASGWTADHSTIVGRLSPSSQPSKIVESETEAAAAVRAFYASDLAAIDAVEVSQAGTVLQLAGWSALREIEPGQPLTYTSFAARLGNPRAVRAAASICARNAPALFVPCHRVLRSDGTLGGFAWGLDVKERLLAREAEHV; via the coding sequence GTGACCGCACTCATCCAGACCCTCGCCACACCGGACGGTCCGTTCACGATCCTCACCGACGATCGGCAGCGCGTCCTCGCCTCGGGGTGGACCGCCGACCACTCGACGATCGTCGGGCGACTCTCGCCCTCATCGCAGCCGTCGAAGATCGTGGAGAGCGAGACCGAGGCCGCAGCGGCCGTGCGGGCGTTCTACGCCAGCGACCTGGCGGCCATCGACGCGGTCGAGGTGAGCCAGGCGGGCACGGTGCTGCAACTCGCCGGATGGTCGGCGCTGCGCGAGATCGAGCCGGGGCAGCCGCTGACCTACACGTCGTTCGCCGCGCGTCTCGGAAATCCGCGAGCGGTGCGCGCCGCGGCGTCGATCTGCGCGCGCAACGCGCCGGCGCTTTTCGTGCCGTGCCACCGCGTGCTGCGCTCGGACGGAACGCTCGGCGGTTTCGCATGGGGTCTCGACGTCAAGGAGAGGCTGCTGGCGCGCGAAGCGGAGCACGTCTGA
- a CDS encoding ABC transporter ATP-binding protein, with the protein MSSSPSSQNASPSSSLSTPAALWRLKPFVKPVIWRLAGGAASALVAAIIALMIPIVLEQIIRGPVQTGAIDAIAWGALAVFGLALGEALMVWLRRQFVLNPATQVEYKMRTELYSRLQTLPVSFHDRWQSGQLLSRMMQDIGLIRRWLAFGLVLLVVNVLTIIIGSVLLFRWHWLLGVIFIVTAIPLWIRGYIFEKRYGALTRRSQDQAGDLATSVEESVHGIRVLKAFGRGKHALSRFSRQAETLRETEMSKAGAIASIWFWLDLMPQIAFGLSLMSGIWLISQGEIDQAELFAFFAMAVVLRWPIESIGFLFSFMLDARTATDRVFDIYSETNSITDPENPVHITEPRGELAFEGAHFRYQDAGANERDLLDGIDLVLRPGETMALVGLTGSGKTTLTTLPTRLYDVTSGRVTLDGVDVRDLPLAELRQHIAMAFEDATLFSATVRENVLLGRADLDVHSDEAERVLREALDVAQAAFVDSLPEGVETVIGEEGLSLSGGQRQRLALARAVAAAPKVLVLDDPLSALDVDTEALVEEALRHVLADTTAMIVAHRPSTVALADRVALLEAGRVTAVGTHSELLRTSRHYRHVISSLEAEEAARTGAIPIIRDEQQEIDATVREGLRAADDDAPAGAPAHIDGEREVQR; encoded by the coding sequence ATGTCTTCCTCGCCTTCATCGCAGAACGCCTCCCCGTCCTCCTCCCTCTCCACACCGGCCGCACTGTGGCGCCTCAAGCCCTTCGTGAAGCCGGTCATCTGGCGGCTCGCCGGCGGTGCCGCCAGTGCGCTCGTCGCGGCGATCATCGCGCTGATGATCCCGATCGTCCTCGAGCAGATCATCCGCGGTCCCGTGCAGACCGGCGCGATCGACGCCATCGCCTGGGGAGCGCTCGCCGTCTTCGGCCTCGCCCTCGGCGAGGCGCTCATGGTGTGGCTGCGCCGACAGTTCGTCCTGAATCCCGCGACGCAGGTCGAGTACAAGATGCGCACGGAGCTCTACTCGCGCCTGCAGACGCTTCCGGTCTCGTTCCACGATCGCTGGCAGTCGGGTCAGCTGCTCAGCCGCATGATGCAGGACATCGGCCTCATCCGTCGGTGGCTGGCGTTCGGGCTCGTGCTGCTCGTCGTCAACGTCCTCACCATCATCATCGGATCGGTGCTGCTGTTCCGCTGGCACTGGCTTCTGGGCGTCATCTTCATCGTCACCGCGATCCCGCTGTGGATCCGGGGGTACATCTTCGAGAAGCGGTACGGAGCGCTCACTCGTCGGAGCCAGGATCAGGCCGGCGATCTCGCCACCAGCGTCGAGGAGAGCGTGCACGGCATCCGGGTGCTGAAGGCCTTCGGTCGCGGAAAGCACGCGCTGAGCCGTTTCAGCCGTCAGGCCGAGACTCTGCGCGAGACCGAGATGAGCAAAGCAGGCGCGATCGCGTCGATCTGGTTCTGGCTCGATCTCATGCCGCAGATCGCGTTCGGGCTCAGCCTCATGTCGGGCATCTGGTTGATCTCGCAGGGCGAGATCGATCAGGCGGAGCTCTTCGCCTTCTTCGCGATGGCCGTCGTGCTGCGCTGGCCGATCGAGTCGATCGGCTTCCTGTTCTCGTTCATGCTCGACGCGCGCACCGCGACCGACCGCGTGTTCGACATCTACTCGGAGACCAACTCGATCACCGATCCCGAGAACCCCGTGCACATCACGGAGCCGCGCGGCGAGCTCGCCTTCGAGGGCGCGCACTTCCGCTATCAGGACGCCGGCGCGAACGAGCGCGACCTGCTCGACGGCATCGACCTGGTGCTGCGGCCCGGTGAGACCATGGCGCTGGTCGGGCTGACGGGCAGCGGCAAGACCACCTTGACCACACTGCCCACGCGTCTGTACGACGTGACGAGCGGACGAGTGACGCTCGACGGCGTCGACGTGCGTGACCTGCCTCTGGCAGAGCTGCGGCAGCACATCGCCATGGCCTTCGAGGATGCGACGCTGTTCTCGGCGACGGTGCGCGAGAACGTGCTGCTCGGTCGGGCCGACCTCGACGTGCACAGCGACGAGGCCGAGCGCGTGCTGCGAGAGGCGCTCGATGTCGCTCAGGCGGCCTTCGTGGACTCGCTCCCCGAGGGCGTCGAGACCGTCATCGGCGAAGAGGGACTGAGCCTCTCGGGCGGCCAGCGTCAGCGACTGGCGCTGGCTCGGGCCGTCGCGGCCGCTCCCAAGGTGCTCGTGCTCGACGACCCGCTCTCGGCGCTCGACGTCGACACGGAGGCGCTCGTCGAAGAGGCGCTGCGTCACGTGCTGGCCGATACCACGGCCATGATCGTCGCGCATCGCCCGTCGACCGTGGCGCTGGCCGATCGCGTGGCTCTTCTCGAGGCCGGTCGGGTCACGGCGGTCGGAACCCACAGTGAGCTGCTGAGGACGAGTCGTCACTATCGGCACGTCATCTCGAGCCTCGAGGCGGAGGAGGCGGCCCGTACCGGTGCCATCCCGATCATCCGAGACGAACAGCAAGAGATCGACGCGACAGTGCGCGAAGGACTCCGCGCCGCCGACGACGACGCCCCGGCGGGCGCACCCGCACATATCGATGGAGAGAGGGAGGTGCAGCGATGA
- a CDS encoding ABC transporter ATP-binding protein: MSSAITGTQDEDRSSYTKEESRAIRRRSLRLLGSLVRPLKPQITLAAVVLVISTALQVAGPILISIGIDRALPAVLDRADWMPTFMIGGVYLLAGAVAAAMIAWYVIIAAKLTQAVLLDLRKRIFLHTQRLSLEFHESYTSGRIISRQTSDLDSIKELLDGGLNELVSGVLFGLFTFIALCVWDWQSGLILAIGGIPLFFLMRWFYSRSQLVYRESRVISAKVIVQFVETMTGIRAVKAFRKEPRNDAAFQKIAGEYRDVNRRSMLLFGTFEPGLMGVAALVLGIVVLWGGIRVSEGALTVGVLLSAVLYVRNFFAPMQEIAMFLNSYQSATAALEKVSGVLEEVPTVPDPEKPVDLWQSRGHIEFDEVTFGYNGDKTILPNFSLDIPAGQTIALVGTTGAGKSTLAKLISRFYDPSAGAVTLDGVDLRTLHPKDLRRAIVMVTQEAYLFSGTVADNIALGKPDASLDEIRAAARAVGADDFISSLPDGYGTDVNKRGGRVSAGQRQLISFARAFLADPAVLILDEATASLDIPSERLIQDALQTLLKDRTAIIIAHRLSTVAIADRVLVMEHGRIIEDDTPETLISGTGKFAQLHAAWQETLV; encoded by the coding sequence ATGAGCTCCGCCATCACCGGAACGCAGGACGAGGATCGCTCGAGCTACACCAAGGAGGAGAGCCGGGCCATCCGGCGTCGTTCTCTGCGGCTGCTGGGATCGCTCGTGCGACCGCTCAAGCCGCAGATCACGCTGGCCGCGGTCGTCCTGGTGATCTCGACCGCGCTGCAGGTCGCCGGTCCCATCCTGATCAGCATCGGCATCGACCGAGCACTGCCCGCAGTGCTCGACCGCGCCGATTGGATGCCGACCTTCATGATCGGCGGCGTCTATCTGCTCGCGGGTGCGGTGGCTGCGGCGATGATCGCCTGGTACGTGATCATCGCGGCGAAGCTCACGCAGGCCGTGCTCCTCGATCTGCGCAAGCGGATCTTCCTGCACACCCAGCGCCTGAGCCTCGAGTTCCACGAGTCCTACACCTCGGGACGCATCATCTCCCGCCAGACCAGTGATCTCGATTCCATCAAGGAACTCCTCGACGGAGGGCTGAACGAGCTCGTCTCGGGCGTGCTGTTCGGGCTCTTCACGTTCATCGCGCTGTGCGTGTGGGACTGGCAGTCGGGGCTCATCCTGGCGATCGGCGGCATCCCGCTGTTCTTCCTGATGCGCTGGTTCTATTCGCGCTCGCAGCTCGTGTACCGCGAGTCCCGCGTGATCAGCGCCAAGGTGATCGTCCAGTTCGTCGAGACGATGACCGGCATCCGCGCGGTGAAGGCGTTCCGCAAGGAGCCTCGCAACGACGCGGCATTCCAGAAGATCGCAGGCGAGTACCGTGACGTGAACCGTCGTTCGATGCTGCTGTTCGGCACGTTCGAGCCGGGCCTCATGGGCGTCGCGGCGCTCGTGCTCGGAATCGTCGTGCTGTGGGGCGGCATCCGCGTGTCGGAGGGAGCTCTCACCGTCGGCGTGCTGCTGTCGGCGGTGCTGTACGTGCGCAACTTCTTCGCGCCGATGCAGGAGATCGCGATGTTCCTCAACTCGTATCAGTCCGCCACGGCAGCGCTGGAGAAGGTGTCCGGCGTCCTCGAAGAGGTGCCGACCGTTCCCGACCCCGAGAAGCCGGTCGATCTGTGGCAGTCGCGCGGGCACATCGAGTTCGACGAGGTGACCTTCGGATACAACGGCGACAAGACGATCCTCCCGAACTTCTCGCTCGACATCCCCGCAGGGCAGACGATCGCCCTCGTGGGCACGACCGGCGCGGGCAAGTCGACCCTGGCGAAGCTGATCTCCCGCTTCTACGACCCGTCGGCGGGAGCGGTGACTCTCGACGGAGTGGATCTGCGCACCCTGCACCCGAAGGATCTCCGTCGCGCGATCGTCATGGTGACGCAGGAGGCATACCTGTTCAGCGGGACGGTGGCCGACAACATCGCCCTCGGAAAGCCCGACGCCTCGCTCGACGAGATCAGGGCGGCGGCGCGCGCGGTCGGCGCCGACGACTTCATCTCCTCGCTGCCCGACGGCTACGGCACCGACGTCAACAAGCGCGGTGGTCGCGTGTCGGCGGGCCAGCGCCAGCTGATCTCGTTCGCCCGCGCCTTCCTCGCGGATCCGGCGGTGCTGATCCTCGACGAGGCCACGGCGTCGCTCGACATCCCGTCGGAGAGGCTCATCCAGGACGCCCTGCAGACTCTTCTGAAGGATCGCACCGCGATCATCATCGCGCACCGCCTGTCGACGGTCGCGATCGCCGATCGGGTGCTCGTGATGGAGCACGGCAGGATCATCGAGGACGACACGCCAGAGACGCTGATCAGCGGGACGGGCAAGTTCGCGCAGCTGCACGCCGCGTGGCAGGAGACCCTGGTCTGA
- a CDS encoding MerR family transcriptional regulator, whose protein sequence is MAETTNLMTIGRFSSLSRLSMRMLRHYDSHGVLVPADIDPASGYRRYAAYQLNDAADIRNLRDVGFGVSAIGILLAARGTAAWTHALRLQHASLVEEQHAAQGRVSLITRLLDQGESIMSMTLNRTTIPAMTVVTLRGTVPTYSHEALLWERMMPLLASASIDPLGPCGVIEHDDQYTETDVDLSIFVPVAADTTVVAPLEILHLPERDCLVAEVHGPYDQISAAHDLINERIASEGLRVSGAGSIDRKAFNVYLTTPDEVSEDELVTLVHEPLSPVQGD, encoded by the coding sequence ATGGCCGAGACCACGAATCTCATGACGATCGGCCGGTTCAGCTCGCTGAGCCGGCTGTCGATGCGCATGCTGCGCCACTACGACTCCCATGGAGTCCTCGTGCCCGCTGACATCGACCCGGCAAGCGGGTACCGACGCTACGCCGCGTACCAGCTGAACGACGCGGCCGACATCCGCAATCTGCGTGATGTCGGCTTCGGCGTCTCCGCCATCGGAATCCTCCTCGCTGCCCGCGGCACCGCGGCGTGGACTCACGCGCTGCGATTGCAGCATGCGAGCCTCGTCGAGGAGCAGCACGCAGCCCAGGGACGGGTATCACTCATCACCCGACTACTCGATCAAGGAGAGAGCATCATGTCGATGACCCTGAACCGCACCACCATCCCCGCGATGACCGTCGTGACACTGCGCGGCACCGTCCCGACCTACTCGCACGAAGCGCTGCTGTGGGAGAGGATGATGCCGCTGCTCGCCTCGGCGTCCATCGATCCCCTCGGCCCCTGTGGCGTGATCGAACACGATGACCAGTACACCGAGACCGACGTCGATCTCTCGATCTTCGTCCCGGTCGCCGCAGACACGACCGTCGTCGCGCCGTTGGAGATCCTCCACCTGCCGGAGCGCGACTGCCTGGTCGCCGAAGTGCACGGCCCGTACGATCAGATCAGCGCGGCGCACGACCTCATCAACGAGCGCATTGCCTCGGAGGGCCTGCGGGTGAGCGGCGCAGGCTCGATCGACCGCAAGGCGTTCAATGTCTACCTGACCACGCCGGACGAGGTGAGCGAAGACGAACTCGTGACTCTCGTGCACGAGCCTCTCTCGCCGGTGCAGGGCGACTAG
- a CDS encoding GH1 family beta-glucosidase — protein sequence MSALSPAGDYRGSGLVFPEGFTFGSATASYQIEGAADEDGRTPSIWDTFSKTPGKVWNGDTGDVACDHYHRVEQDLNLMSELGLQAYRFSIAWPRIVPTAEGSVNRAGVDFYSRMVDGLLERGIRPVATLYHWDLPQYLEDEGGWTARATTDAFERYAEVMGAALGDRVHTWTTLNEPWCSAYLGYGQGGHAPGRHEPASALAAVHHLNLAHGRAVQALRATSTGAPDYSVTLNFHVLRGQGEGAAEATRRIDALANRAFTHPMLRGEYPADLLDDTASVTDWSFVREGDLATVNQPIDVLGVNYYSTATVRLWDGASPKQQNDGHKGAAGGTAWPGSDQLVEFVEQPGPYTAMGWNIAPEGLEELLVSLAEQFPEQPLMVTENGAAFDDEVGEDGSIPDPERTDYLRRHFTAAHRALQRGVDLRGYFVWSLLDNFEWGYGYAKRFGIVRVDFDTLERTVKDSGHWYRDLVRTRTIGA from the coding sequence ATGAGCGCACTCTCCCCCGCGGGCGACTATCGCGGCTCCGGACTCGTGTTTCCCGAGGGTTTCACGTTCGGTTCGGCGACCGCGTCGTACCAGATCGAAGGAGCCGCGGACGAGGACGGACGCACGCCGTCGATCTGGGACACCTTCAGCAAGACGCCCGGCAAGGTGTGGAACGGCGACACGGGCGACGTCGCATGCGATCACTATCACCGCGTCGAGCAGGACCTCAATCTCATGAGCGAACTCGGCCTTCAGGCGTATCGCTTCTCGATCGCCTGGCCGCGCATCGTGCCGACCGCGGAAGGTTCAGTGAACCGGGCCGGGGTCGACTTCTACTCGCGGATGGTCGACGGACTGCTCGAGCGCGGCATCCGTCCGGTCGCGACCCTGTATCACTGGGATCTGCCGCAGTATCTGGAGGACGAGGGCGGGTGGACCGCCCGTGCGACCACCGACGCCTTCGAGAGGTACGCCGAGGTCATGGGCGCTGCCCTCGGCGACCGCGTGCACACCTGGACCACGCTCAACGAACCGTGGTGCTCTGCATATCTGGGCTACGGCCAGGGCGGCCATGCTCCCGGGCGCCACGAGCCGGCATCCGCCCTCGCGGCGGTGCATCACCTGAATCTCGCCCACGGACGCGCGGTCCAGGCGCTGCGCGCGACCTCGACCGGCGCCCCCGACTACTCGGTCACGCTCAACTTCCACGTGCTGCGCGGACAGGGCGAAGGCGCCGCAGAGGCCACCCGGCGGATCGATGCTCTCGCGAATCGGGCCTTCACCCACCCGATGCTCCGCGGCGAGTATCCGGCCGATCTGCTCGATGACACGGCATCCGTGACGGATTGGTCGTTCGTCCGGGAGGGAGACCTCGCCACCGTGAACCAGCCGATCGACGTGCTCGGCGTGAACTACTACTCCACCGCGACCGTGCGGCTGTGGGACGGAGCGTCCCCGAAGCAGCAGAACGACGGGCACAAGGGCGCCGCAGGCGGCACGGCATGGCCGGGCAGCGATCAGCTCGTCGAGTTCGTCGAACAGCCGGGGCCGTACACGGCGATGGGCTGGAACATCGCGCCCGAGGGCCTGGAGGAGCTGCTCGTCTCGCTCGCGGAGCAGTTCCCCGAGCAGCCGTTGATGGTGACCGAGAACGGCGCGGCGTTCGATGACGAGGTCGGTGAAGACGGGTCGATCCCCGACCCGGAGCGCACCGACTATCTGCGCCGTCATTTCACCGCCGCGCACCGCGCTCTGCAGCGCGGTGTCGATCTGCGCGGCTACTTCGTGTGGTCGCTGCTCGACAACTTCGAGTGGGGATACGGCTATGCCAAGCGATTCGGCATCGTGCGGGTCGACTTCGACACTCTCGAGCGCACGGTGAAGGACTCCGGACACTGGTACCGCGATCTCGTGCGCACGCGGACGATCGGAGCCTGA